One part of the Candidatus Hydrogenedens sp. genome encodes these proteins:
- a CDS encoding GLUG motif-containing protein, translated as MKKIAKLGIIILFAFPFSLWSDAIPLLTIEQVQKIGIDPDYPLDGNYILMQDIDAFQTRYWNNGRGFRPIGLREFTGVTGWVRSKFDYKYQPFEGVFDGNGHKIVNLYMNNLIGKGVLPSTKREFESLISKLYPLGLFYEISQRGCVKNLILENIYIYGCFCDICVVTRFNFGKIENVHVWGELDGSGNFQNTCGLAVQNFGEIRNCSLTCEKFYVYNLGGLVHSNKGLIEHSFFSGCIFGTYGGGYIEGMGGLVSVNNDKGIIKDCFSDVQIRGGSVLGGLVGKNFGTISRSYSVVNAWGEQSVGGLIGINLGEVKECFATGEVRGMTKIGGLAGENTKAIFANENKNQVETYGILEDCFFTGDVKGNDVIGGLVGVNDTSVCNCYCIGVLTKREYIKILNGELVGNNKGNVENCVWELNSSGFILPSTGVGKSPLEMKEKCTFVSLGWDFEKIWKIEEGNTYPYFTWLENYPNFLYIP; from the coding sequence ATGAAAAAAATAGCAAAATTAGGGATTATTATACTATTTGCTTTTCCATTTTCTTTGTGGTCTGATGCTATACCTTTATTAACCATTGAACAGGTTCAAAAAATAGGAATTGACCCGGATTATCCCCTCGATGGAAATTATATCCTTATGCAGGATATTGATGCATTTCAAACAAGATATTGGAATAACGGCAGAGGTTTCCGTCCTATCGGTTTAAGAGAGTTTACAGGAGTCACAGGTTGGGTAAGGAGTAAGTTTGACTACAAATATCAACCATTTGAAGGGGTGTTTGATGGGAATGGTCACAAAATTGTGAATTTATATATGAATAATTTAATTGGGAAGGGAGTTCTTCCGTCTACAAAGAGGGAGTTTGAAAGTTTAATATCCAAATTATATCCATTAGGCTTATTCTATGAAATTAGCCAAAGAGGCTGTGTTAAAAATTTGATATTAGAAAATATCTATATTTATGGATGCTTTTGTGATATATGTGTGGTAACCCGTTTTAATTTTGGCAAGATAGAAAATGTTCATGTATGGGGGGAATTAGATGGCTCGGGTAATTTTCAAAATACTTGTGGCTTGGCTGTGCAAAATTTTGGTGAAATAAGAAACTGTTCTTTGACATGTGAAAAATTCTACGTATATAACTTAGGGGGATTGGTGCATTCTAACAAAGGTCTCATTGAGCATAGTTTTTTTTCGGGGTGTATCTTTGGTACATACGGAGGTGGATATATAGAAGGGATGGGCGGATTGGTATCTGTTAACAACGATAAAGGAATAATAAAAGATTGCTTTTCTGATGTTCAGATAAGGGGAGGAAGTGTTTTAGGTGGTTTGGTTGGAAAAAACTTTGGGACTATTTCCAGGTCATATTCCGTTGTTAATGCCTGGGGAGAACAATCTGTTGGCGGTTTGATTGGCATTAATTTGGGCGAGGTAAAGGAATGTTTTGCAACAGGCGAAGTGCGGGGAATGACTAAAATAGGAGGTTTAGCAGGTGAAAATACAAAAGCGATCTTTGCAAATGAAAATAAAAATCAGGTTGAAACTTACGGTATTTTAGAAGATTGCTTTTTTACAGGTGATGTGAAAGGAAATGATGTTATTGGAGGGTTAGTCGGAGTTAATGATACTTCTGTTTGTAATTGCTATTGTATTGGGGTATTAACAAAAAGAGAATATATCAAAATATTAAATGGTGAACTTGTAGGGAATAATAAAGGTAATGTAGAAAATTGTGTTTGGGAGTTAAATAGTTCAGGGTTTATCTTGCCCTCTACGGGCGTAGGAAAATCCCCATTGGAGATGAAAGAGAAATGCACTTTTGTATCTTTGGGATGGGATTTTGAAAAGATTTGGAAAATAGAAGAAGGAAATACCTATCCTTATTTTACCTGGTTAGAGAACTATCCCAATTTTCTTTATATTCCTTAA
- a CDS encoding response regulator yields MDALATIWLSHLKGEQPTLITRHTIIEQRHTQKEQPFFNSQILLAEDNFVNQQVAIEILRDMGCEITIAVDGQEAIEWFKRKKFDLIFMDCEMPRVNGFTAAREIRSIEPTGKHVPIIALTAHALSGDRERCISAGMDDYLSKPIETAKVLEILKKWIGRPETDITREITDEQPREIEIVDITTLPTFDLKQALNIMGGKAKTVQRISTIFLQHTPTRIEEIQKAYDEKNYEELLHLVHSLAGSSASIGVRKFAYIIQTMEQELRGGLIDNIPSNINALRKEFGEIKSILEHIHWEELETKGVSS; encoded by the coding sequence ATGGATGCTCTGGCAACAATCTGGTTATCGCATCTCAAAGGAGAACAACCCACCCTTATCACCCGTCACACTATTATTGAACAAAGACATACACAAAAAGAACAGCCTTTTTTTAATTCCCAGATTTTGTTAGCAGAAGACAATTTTGTCAATCAACAGGTAGCTATTGAAATACTACGAGACATGGGGTGTGAAATTACGATAGCAGTTGATGGGCAAGAAGCCATCGAATGGTTTAAACGGAAAAAGTTCGATTTAATTTTTATGGATTGTGAAATGCCTCGTGTAAATGGTTTTACTGCAGCACGAGAAATACGAAGTATAGAGCCCACAGGAAAACATGTTCCTATTATTGCACTTACGGCTCATGCTCTCAGTGGTGACCGAGAACGATGTATCTCCGCAGGAATGGATGATTATCTATCAAAACCTATTGAAACAGCAAAGGTCCTTGAAATATTAAAAAAGTGGATTGGTAGACCAGAAACAGATATAACTCGTGAAATAACTGATGAACAGCCACGAGAAATAGAAATTGTCGATATTACCACATTACCCACATTCGACTTAAAACAAGCGTTAAATATTATGGGGGGCAAAGCGAAAACTGTGCAGCGTATTAGCACAATATTTTTACAACACACACCTACAAGAATTGAGGAAATACAAAAAGCGTATGACGAAAAAAATTATGAAGAATTGCTTCATCTGGTTCATTCTTTAGCCGGTTCTTCAGCGTCTATTGGCGTTCGAAAATTTGCCTATATCATACAAACAATGGAACAGGAACTTCGGGGAGGCCTTATTGATAATATCCCATCAAATATAAATGCCCTACGAAAAGAATTTGGTGAAATAAAATCTATATTAGAACATATACATTGGGAAGAACTTGAAACCAAAGGTGTCTCTTCCTAA
- a CDS encoding cytidine/deoxycytidylate deaminase family protein, producing the protein MSDYKRPTWDEYFMEVARTIAKRATCDRGRSGCVIARDKQILVTGYVGSPVGFPHCDDVGHQMKKVIHEDGTITQHCVRTVHAEQNAICQAAKLGISIQGGTLYCKMTPCRTCAMLIINCGIVRVVCEKRYHAGSESEEMFRQAGIQLEYVYPDETETYEKQ; encoded by the coding sequence ATGAGTGATTACAAAAGGCCTACCTGGGATGAATATTTTATGGAAGTTGCTCGCACCATCGCCAAACGAGCCACATGTGACCGTGGGCGAAGTGGCTGTGTCATAGCCCGAGATAAACAGATACTGGTAACGGGATATGTCGGCTCACCTGTGGGATTTCCTCATTGCGACGATGTTGGACATCAGATGAAAAAAGTTATTCATGAAGATGGAACGATAACCCAGCATTGTGTTCGCACCGTACATGCAGAACAAAACGCTATTTGTCAGGCGGCAAAATTAGGGATTAGCATTCAAGGAGGAACTCTGTATTGTAAGATGACACCCTGTCGCACCTGTGCCATGTTAATAATCAATTGTGGGATAGTCCGTGTTGTCTGTGAAAAACGATATCACGCAGGAAGTGAATCAGAAGAAATGTTTCGTCAGGCAGGAATCCAACTCGAATATGTCTATCCTGATGAAACTGAAACTTACGAAAAGCAATAG